Proteins encoded within one genomic window of Aquarana catesbeiana isolate 2022-GZ linkage group LG03, ASM4218655v1, whole genome shotgun sequence:
- the LOC141133792 gene encoding C-reactive protein-like, protein MELSVLVLLLVVPVSLAQEDMEGKVFVFPKETNTAHVILRSTFKKPLKKVSVCLRSYTDLSRPYTTFSLATPGKDNAFLFYLKPPNTFSMHVNQEVTHFKTDSETLDWRHICVTWDSDTGVIQLWVNGKLYPRKASMKGSSITPEASIVLGQDQDSIGGGFDSKQSLVGEISYVHMWDYILTSEDVQKALYGDLNGNVINWKSLVYEIKGEVIIQPRL, encoded by the exons ATGGAGCTGAGTGTTCTGGTGTTGCTGTTGGTGGTCCCCGTGTCTCTTGCACAGGAAG ACATGGAGGGCAAAGTCTTCGTCTTCCCCAAAGAAACTAACACAGCTCATGTCATTCTAAGATCTACATTTAAAAAACCATTGAAGAAAGTCAGCGTCTGTCTACGTTCTTATACCGACCTTTCCCGTCCTTATACTACCTTCTCTCTCGCTACTCCCGGGAAGGACAATGCCTTTCTCTTCTACTTAAAGCCTCCAAACACTTTTTCTATGCATGTCAATCAGGAAGTCACTCATTTTAAAACAGACTCTGAGACTTTGGACTGGAGGCACATCTGTGTAACCTGGGACTCTGACACTGGAGTGATCCAGCTTTGGGTTAATGGAAAGCTCTACCCCAGAAAAGCCTCAATGAAAGGGTCTTCTATCACACCTGAAGCCAGCATTGTTCTGGGACAGGACCAAGACTCTATTGGTGGAGGGTTTGATTCTAAGCAGTCATTGGTTGGTGAAATAAGTTATGTTCACATGTGGGATTATATCCTGACTTCAGAAGATGTACAGAAAGCCCTTTATGGTGACTTAAATGGAAATGTCATTAATTGGAAGTCTCTAGTCTATGAAATTAAAGGGGAAGTTATTATCCAGCCAAGACTGTAA